A single region of the Nitrososphaerota archaeon genome encodes:
- a CDS encoding minichromosome maintenance protein MCM, with the protein MTLETQSRSATIDQVQHFLSSFKDKSGQFHYVEEIDQMMAKQAKYIVVDYNDIVSHKEIEVKFNIEPDEILYAFSRAIKNILEERFPDYAAKISDDIRVRVANYPIQRSLRQINAEVIGKMTSVSGMVVRSSEVKPLARNVVYKCPEGHITEVPLERGLSIYTPSKCSSEKCSHRDIRIDPENSKFIDFQIVRLQELPEDLPPGQLPHYIDVTIKQDLVDNARPGDRIILTGIVRIEQEQITGTRVNSGLHRLRIEGNNVEFLGGRGGKNSRRSEREEISPEEEKIIKSLAQNADIYDRLINSFAPHIQGHAIIKESILLLMVGSTQRIMGDGTKIRGDINVFLVGDPGTAKSEMLKFCARLAPRGLYTSGRGSTAAGLTAAVVRDKTGIMMLEAGAVVLGDQGLVCIDEFDKMKPEDRSALHEVMEQQSASIAKGGIVATLNARTSILAAANPMFGKYDPFKNITENVALPIPLLTRFDLIFVVRDIPSKEKDRNIAQHIIGLHKKSATDTRSLIDADIFTKYLAYCKRSDPTLTPEAEEKILEYYLKMRNVESEEMITVTPRQLGGLIRLATARARLLMKDQVEAEDAERAIFLIQSMLEDAGVDVNTGKVDLGVLQGRPHSEVSKLQLFMDVLKSLEGDSKTPVEEKLFAKELTKTGKFTEEEARNFIRRMLREASIYESKPGHYNRV; encoded by the coding sequence ATGACGCTTGAAACCCAATCTCGCAGCGCAACTATAGATCAAGTCCAGCACTTTCTCTCCTCGTTTAAGGACAAGTCAGGACAATTCCACTACGTAGAAGAAATCGACCAAATGATGGCTAAACAGGCAAAATACATCGTAGTTGACTATAATGACATAGTATCACACAAGGAAATCGAGGTCAAGTTCAACATTGAGCCAGACGAGATTCTCTATGCGTTTTCTCGTGCAATTAAAAATATTCTAGAAGAAAGATTTCCAGATTATGCGGCAAAAATCTCGGATGATATTAGAGTAAGAGTTGCAAACTATCCGATTCAGCGCAGCCTCAGACAAATCAATGCCGAAGTAATTGGTAAGATGACAAGCGTCTCAGGCATGGTTGTTCGCTCGTCAGAAGTAAAACCGCTTGCGCGAAATGTAGTCTACAAATGCCCGGAAGGACACATCACAGAGGTCCCATTAGAGCGAGGCCTCAGCATTTACACGCCAAGCAAGTGCTCATCAGAAAAATGCTCACACCGAGATATTCGAATTGATCCAGAAAACAGCAAGTTCATCGACTTTCAAATCGTAAGGCTGCAAGAGCTTCCAGAAGATCTTCCTCCAGGACAGCTACCGCATTACATTGATGTTACAATAAAGCAAGACCTTGTGGACAATGCGCGCCCCGGCGACAGAATCATCCTTACTGGAATTGTTAGAATAGAACAAGAGCAAATCACCGGAACTCGAGTAAACAGCGGACTGCACCGACTACGAATTGAAGGAAACAATGTTGAATTTCTGGGAGGAAGGGGAGGCAAAAACTCGAGGCGCTCAGAGAGAGAAGAGATATCACCAGAAGAGGAAAAAATAATTAAATCCCTTGCCCAAAATGCCGACATTTACGATAGACTGATCAACTCGTTTGCTCCACACATTCAGGGCCACGCAATAATCAAAGAATCAATTTTGCTTTTGATGGTTGGCTCTACCCAAAGAATAATGGGAGACGGTACAAAAATACGAGGCGACATTAACGTATTTTTGGTCGGAGACCCCGGTACTGCAAAATCTGAAATGCTCAAGTTTTGTGCAAGACTTGCACCAAGAGGACTATACACATCAGGTAGAGGTTCAACAGCTGCAGGACTCACTGCAGCCGTGGTTCGTGACAAAACTGGAATAATGATGCTAGAGGCAGGAGCTGTTGTGTTGGGCGACCAAGGTCTAGTCTGCATTGATGAATTTGATAAAATGAAGCCCGAAGACAGAAGCGCACTGCACGAAGTAATGGAACAACAATCCGCAAGTATTGCAAAGGGAGGAATCGTGGCTACACTCAACGCTCGAACCTCAATTCTGGCTGCGGCAAACCCAATGTTTGGAAAATACGATCCATTCAAAAATATTACAGAAAATGTTGCATTACCAATTCCATTATTGACAAGATTTGATTTGATCTTTGTCGTCCGAGATATACCTTCAAAGGAAAAAGACCGAAACATTGCACAGCACATCATAGGTTTACACAAAAAATCCGCAACCGATACAAGATCACTAATTGATGCAGACATTTTCACAAAATACCTAGCATATTGTAAAAGATCAGATCCGACGCTAACACCAGAAGCAGAGGAAAAAATTCTTGAATATTATCTAAAGATGAGAAATGTAGAATCTGAGGAAATGATCACAGTGACACCAAGACAACTCGGTGGATTGATCAGACTTGCAACTGCAAGAGCAAGACTACTAATGAAGGACCAAGTAGAGGCAGAGGACGCAGAGCGCGCAATATTTCTAATCCAAAGCATGCTGGAAGACGCGGGCGTTGATGTAAACACCGGCAAAGTAGACCTTGGCGTACTGCAAGGAAGACCACACAGCGAGGTATCAAAACTACAGCTATTCATGGATGTGCTAAAATCACTTGAAGGCGACAGCAAGACCCCGGTTGAGGAAAAGCTTTTTGCCAAGGAGCTAACCAAAACGGGCAAATTCACAGAAGAAGAGGCAAGGAACTTTATTCGAAGAATGCTGCGAGAAGCATCAATTTATGAATCCAAGCCTGGCCACTATAATCGTGTATGA